A genomic stretch from Arthrobacter sp. KBS0702 includes:
- a CDS encoding PEP/pyruvate-binding domain-containing protein, with translation MEHISVPGTQRQDPPPGLVLALELIGAELLPAVGGKAANLGELLRAGLPVPPGFCLTTQAYRHATAGAGLDAVHASLAATSAEDLPGLAGLAAAARRLVLAADVPADVVLAVRDAYAALGTDAPVAVRSSATAEDLPFASFAGQQDTFLNVVGIDAVLAAVRQCWASLWTDRAVSYRAAHGISPAAVSLAVVVQRMVDAAVAGVLFTANPVTGRRHEAVIDASPGLGEAVVSGAVNPDHFVIDSATRRILERRIGSKEVAIRPLPGGGTARVGQSGDGTQPCVDDARLLVLELLGRRAEVHFGAPQDLEWAIDDGGVAWLTQSRPITTLYPLPERRHVPDGTRVYLCFSLAQGLTRPLTPMGLAGFRLIASSVARAAGFEVPAPHDGPAPYAPAGQRLFFDLTPVLRSAVGRALVPRVFDVMEARSAAVLRVLFDDPRFSVTSRSPWRLLRHILPVAARARVPESLLRALFRPEAALRRAERFGERFRATLVVPAGSTAQQRLDHVERILGRELFPVVPNILPLPALGFALLAAAGRLLGNSAGPGSLQPVLRGLPHNVTTEMDLALWQLADAIRADAGAATVFDAETVQELARRYRARELPAVVQSGLAGFLGRYGHRAVAEIDLGVPRWSEDPVHILGVLANYLRLEDPEQAPDRQFRRAARDAEAQAQRLAAAAGRRGRLRAALVRAALKRTRMFAGLRELPKYLIVEALAAVRGQLQAIGTELARTGRITDADDVFFLDLVEVREGLAGRALHAVVALRRADYARELGRRHIPRVLLSDGTEPEALQSRAAGTGAAAAVLGGTPASAGTVTAAARIILDPQGARLEPGEILVAPSTDPGWTPLFLTAGGLVMEMGGPNSHGAVVAREYGIPAVVGVLDATSLIATGQRITVDGGEGTVVPDAGPAGAAPGGEVRRSNPPGSGDAGASRA, from the coding sequence GTGGAGCACATATCCGTTCCAGGGACGCAGCGGCAGGACCCGCCGCCCGGACTGGTCCTGGCCCTTGAGCTGATCGGCGCGGAGCTGCTGCCCGCCGTCGGCGGGAAGGCCGCCAACCTCGGTGAACTGCTGCGGGCGGGACTGCCCGTTCCGCCGGGTTTCTGCCTGACCACCCAGGCCTACCGGCACGCGACCGCGGGCGCCGGGCTCGACGCCGTCCACGCGTCCCTCGCCGCAACTTCCGCGGAGGACCTTCCCGGGCTCGCCGGTCTGGCGGCCGCCGCGCGCCGCCTGGTACTGGCCGCGGACGTCCCGGCCGATGTTGTCCTGGCCGTGCGCGACGCCTACGCGGCGCTGGGAACGGATGCCCCGGTGGCGGTCCGGTCCTCCGCGACCGCCGAGGACCTGCCCTTCGCCAGTTTCGCCGGCCAACAGGACACCTTCCTCAACGTCGTCGGCATCGACGCGGTCCTGGCCGCGGTCCGGCAGTGCTGGGCCTCGCTCTGGACAGACCGCGCGGTAAGCTACCGCGCCGCCCACGGGATCAGCCCGGCGGCCGTGTCGCTCGCCGTCGTGGTCCAGCGGATGGTGGATGCGGCGGTCGCCGGGGTCCTGTTCACCGCGAACCCGGTCACCGGCAGGCGGCACGAGGCGGTCATCGATGCCAGCCCGGGCCTGGGCGAGGCCGTGGTGTCAGGAGCGGTCAACCCGGACCATTTCGTCATCGACAGCGCCACCCGGCGGATCCTCGAACGCCGGATCGGGAGCAAAGAGGTGGCCATCCGGCCGCTGCCGGGCGGCGGGACCGCTCGGGTCGGCCAGTCCGGCGACGGCACGCAACCCTGTGTCGACGATGCCAGGCTCCTGGTGCTGGAACTTCTGGGCCGCCGCGCGGAGGTCCACTTCGGCGCGCCGCAGGACCTGGAATGGGCCATCGACGACGGCGGCGTGGCGTGGCTGACGCAGTCGCGGCCTATCACCACGCTCTACCCCCTGCCGGAGCGTCGGCACGTCCCGGACGGGACCCGCGTCTACCTGTGCTTCAGCCTGGCCCAGGGCCTGACCCGCCCCCTGACGCCGATGGGGCTGGCAGGTTTCCGGCTGATCGCTTCGTCCGTGGCCCGGGCGGCAGGTTTCGAGGTGCCGGCTCCGCACGACGGGCCCGCCCCGTACGCGCCGGCCGGGCAGCGGCTGTTCTTCGACTTGACCCCGGTGCTGCGCAGCGCCGTCGGACGGGCCCTGGTGCCGCGGGTGTTCGACGTGATGGAAGCCCGCTCCGCGGCGGTGCTGCGGGTGCTGTTCGATGACCCCCGCTTCTCCGTCACGAGCCGCTCGCCCTGGCGGCTGCTGCGCCACATCCTCCCCGTGGCGGCGCGGGCGAGGGTCCCTGAGTCGCTGCTGCGCGCCCTGTTCCGACCGGAGGCAGCGCTGCGCCGGGCGGAGCGCTTCGGCGAACGTTTCCGGGCCACCCTGGTGGTCCCGGCAGGCTCCACCGCGCAGCAGCGTCTGGACCACGTGGAGCGCATCCTGGGCCGGGAACTGTTCCCGGTGGTGCCCAACATCCTGCCGCTGCCCGCCCTGGGCTTTGCCCTGCTGGCGGCCGCCGGCCGACTGTTGGGAAACAGCGCCGGGCCGGGGTCGCTGCAGCCGGTGCTGCGGGGGCTGCCCCACAATGTGACCACCGAGATGGACCTGGCGCTGTGGCAGCTCGCCGACGCCATCCGGGCCGACGCCGGTGCCGCGACGGTGTTCGACGCCGAAACGGTGCAGGAGCTGGCCCGCCGCTACCGGGCCCGCGAGCTGCCCGCCGTCGTGCAGTCCGGGCTTGCCGGTTTCCTGGGCCGCTACGGGCACCGGGCGGTGGCCGAAATTGACCTCGGAGTGCCCCGCTGGTCCGAGGATCCGGTCCACATCCTCGGCGTCCTGGCCAACTACCTGCGGCTGGAGGATCCGGAGCAGGCCCCGGACCGGCAGTTCCGCAGGGCGGCGCGGGATGCGGAGGCCCAGGCGCAGCGGCTGGCCGCCGCCGCGGGCCGGCGGGGCAGGCTGCGCGCGGCGCTGGTGCGGGCGGCACTGAAACGCACCCGGATGTTCGCCGGCCTACGGGAACTGCCGAAGTACCTCATCGTCGAGGCCCTCGCCGCGGTGCGCGGGCAACTCCAAGCCATCGGGACGGAACTCGCCCGAACCGGCCGCATCACGGACGCTGACGACGTCTTCTTCCTGGACCTGGTTGAGGTCCGCGAGGGCCTCGCCGGGAGGGCGCTGCACGCGGTCGTGGCGCTCCGCCGTGCCGACTACGCCCGTGAACTGGGCCGGCGGCACATCCCGCGGGTGCTGCTCTCGGACGGGACCGAACCGGAGGCGCTCCAATCCCGCGCCGCCGGGACGGGTGCGGCGGCGGCAGTGCTGGGCGGCACCCCGGCGTCGGCCGGCACGGTCACTGCCGCGGCGCGGATCATCCTCGATCCCCAGGGTGCGCGGCTGGAGCCCGGCGAAATCCTGGTGGCGCCGTCCACGGACCCGGGCTGGACGCCGCTTTTCCTGACCGCCGGCGGGCTCGTGATGGAGATGGGCGGACCCAATTCGCACGGCGCCGTCGTCGCCCGGGAATACGGCATCCCCGCCGTCGTCGGAGTCCTGGACGCCACCTCGCTGATCGCCACCGGGCAGCGCATTACGGTCGACGGCGGCGAAGGCACCGTGGTGCCGGATGCCGGGCCCGCGGGCGCGGCACCCGGCGGGGAAGTCCGTCGAAGCAATCCTCCGGGTAGCGGTGATGCAGGCGCTTCCCGGGCGTAA
- a CDS encoding outer membrane lipoprotein carrier protein LolA, with amino-acid sequence MTRLWLRWLPAVTVPAVIAAGVLAGSVPASAGDPLPAKSPEQVLELIAQHRETSFSGTLDQTSSLGLPELPQTGPGASTGDTAWLELLTGPHTARVYRDGPDNARIQVLDRLAERDIVRHGEEVWFYNSKDNTAAHAVLPAGSKDRHGAGKEAMPAPDQLADKLLAKLEKSSDVSVGTDVEVAGRAAYQLVLTPKSSATLLASVAISVDGQNGMPLGVEVKARGQAEPAFRMVFTKLSLETPDAAIFTFSPPPGATVKELPVKDHKTTGPKERTATKDKDKDKVHVSGTGWESVVEFPAGALTGTGSPGKAPAQQSGEPGGAASLLARASVPVTGGRLLSSALVNVLILDDGRVFAGSVPLERLQAAAAER; translated from the coding sequence ATGACCCGCCTCTGGCTGCGCTGGTTGCCGGCCGTTACCGTTCCTGCCGTGATCGCCGCCGGGGTGCTGGCGGGATCCGTGCCTGCCAGCGCGGGGGATCCGTTGCCGGCGAAATCACCCGAGCAGGTGCTGGAGTTGATTGCCCAGCACCGCGAAACGTCGTTCTCCGGGACGCTGGACCAAACGTCCAGCCTTGGGCTGCCGGAACTCCCGCAGACCGGTCCGGGAGCATCGACCGGAGACACCGCCTGGCTGGAACTGCTGACCGGGCCGCACACCGCCAGGGTCTACCGTGACGGCCCGGACAACGCCCGCATCCAGGTGCTGGACCGGCTGGCGGAGCGGGATATCGTCCGGCACGGCGAGGAAGTCTGGTTCTACAACTCCAAGGACAACACCGCCGCGCATGCCGTCCTCCCGGCCGGATCGAAAGACCGGCACGGCGCCGGGAAAGAAGCGATGCCCGCGCCGGACCAGCTGGCCGACAAACTCCTGGCCAAGCTCGAGAAGAGCAGCGACGTATCCGTCGGGACGGACGTTGAGGTTGCCGGACGGGCCGCCTACCAGCTGGTGCTCACGCCCAAGTCCTCGGCCACCCTGCTGGCCTCCGTGGCGATTTCGGTGGACGGCCAAAACGGAATGCCGCTCGGCGTCGAAGTGAAGGCCCGCGGCCAGGCGGAACCGGCGTTCCGCATGGTCTTCACGAAGCTCTCGCTCGAGACCCCGGACGCCGCGATCTTCACGTTCAGCCCGCCGCCCGGGGCCACCGTCAAGGAACTCCCGGTCAAGGACCACAAAACCACCGGCCCGAAGGAACGCACGGCGACCAAGGACAAGGACAAGGACAAGGTCCACGTCAGCGGAACCGGCTGGGAATCCGTCGTCGAGTTCCCCGCCGGCGCATTGACCGGCACCGGCTCACCGGGCAAGGCGCCGGCCCAGCAGTCGGGGGAGCCCGGGGGCGCGGCGTCGCTGCTGGCCCGGGCGAGCGTCCCGGTGACCGGCGGCAGGCTGCTCTCCAGCGCCCTGGTGAACGTGCTGATCCTCGACGACGGCCGCGTCTTCGCCGGGTCCGTCCCGTTGGAGCGGCTCCAGGCCGCGGCCGCCGAGCGGTGA